From Portunus trituberculatus isolate SZX2019 chromosome 37, ASM1759143v1, whole genome shotgun sequence, one genomic window encodes:
- the LOC123514250 gene encoding superoxide dismutase [Mn], mitochondrial-like, which translates to MLLARAFLPTRSLAASGLWCRQKHTLPDLPYDYGALEPTISAEIMQLHHSKHHQTYINNLNVAEEKLAEAKEKGDVSTIISLAPALKFNGGGHINHSIFWQNLSPDGGEPEGELLDAINRDFGSVENMKNQLSAQTVAVQGSGWGWLGYNKQKRALQIATCPNQDPLEATTGLVPLFGIDVWEHAYYLQYKNVRPDYVKAIWNVANWKDITARFNAAK; encoded by the exons CCTGGCTGCTTCAGGGCTGTGGTGCCGACAGAAGCACACACTACCAGACCTACCCTATGACTATGGAGCGCTGGAGCCCACTATCAGTGCAGAGATCATGCAGCTGCACCACTCCAAGCACCACCAGACCTACATCAACAACCTCAATGTTGCTGAGGAGAAGCTTGCTGAAGCCAAAGAGAAAG GTGATGTCAGCACAATAATCTCCTTAGCTCCAGCCCTCAAATTTAATGGTGGTGGACACATAAACCATTCCATCTTTTGGCAGAATTTGTCACCTGATGGTGGCGAACCTGAAG GAGAACTGCTGGATGCAATTAATCGTGACTTTGGTAGTGTTGAGAACATGAAGAACCAGCTGTCCGCACAAACTGTTGCTGTTCAAGGTTCTGGCTGGGGATGGTTAGGTTACAATAAGCAGAAGAGAGCCCTGCAAATTGCTACATGTCCAAACCAG GATCCTCTTGAAGCAACAACTGGCCTTGTCCCTCTCTTTGGCATTGATGTCTGGGAGCATGCTTACTACCTGCAGTACAAGAATGTCCGCCCAGATTATGTGAAAGCCATCTGGAATGTCGCCAATTGGAAGGATATCACTGCAAGGTTTAATGCAGCAAAATAA